One Anthonomus grandis grandis chromosome 12, icAntGran1.3, whole genome shotgun sequence DNA window includes the following coding sequences:
- the LOC126743020 gene encoding zinc finger BED domain-containing protein 4-like: protein MSPPKSILWKYFEKKSSTHVVCKICMKEVKTSGNTSNMAKHLKIHKHINLNKTPAPTDNKSTKSSNCSESSKGNSDCEMNNDESIASTSTMDIEGQHESSSSLEYGSAIVLPETINKVFDNIRSFKTGGKQNMKITQAILYFICADYRPFYATQCRGFQRLMREVAPLYKIPCLDTFKNALDMKYDVVSENYKKKFATIPFFSMTCNIWTEMMSCRSFLGITIHYISDAELKNTAIEVHELNERHKADYIGANLSELLLKWNISSDKLVAIVTDSGANMVSAIHITFGKEKHIPCFAHLINLVSESILTRRSDKMKEKDETANNNENVLQIIEKVRTIVKWVKSSVINSDELRRLRTSTGIAQGSVKKFSDVKTRWNSTFYMLERFVEMAEMLNDMLLNKPKAPPMVTAVEVCTIKEILLVLKSLEYLTKETMGEQYITISKVIPLLLCLSRNLEAVDLEQEMVKNLKISLQAEIKKRFGKIEYVSYMAIATILDVRFKTMYFTQPQAQAQALSHIRQMIKNTPNQYMPDIQEVADCGNIDDKDNFWSYHTTLTQRNLQQQEQSENLKDELDLYLKRPLAPLTADPLKEWAKLKPAFPVLFNIAMKHFVVVATSVPSERLFSRTGNTVTQSRNRLLGSRLNKLCFLASIPENDFFL from the exons ATGTCTCCACCCAAAAGTATTTTGTGgaaatactttgaaaaaaagAGTTCAACACATGTCGTTTGCAAAATATGCATGAAAGAAGTTAAAACCTCTGGAAATACGTCAAATATGGCGAAACATTTGAAGATACACAAACATATTAATTTGAACAAAACTCCTGCTCCTACTGATAATAAATCTACAAAAAG ttcgAACTGTTCGGAGTCATCGAAAGGAAATAGTGATTGTGAAATGAATAATGATGAATCTATTGCTTCTACAAGTACAATGGATATAGAAGGACAGCACGAATCATCATCTTCATTGGAATACGGCTCGGCCATAGTTTTACCTGAAACGATTAACAAAGTATTTGACAATATTCGTTCATTTAAAACAGGAGGAAAGCAGAATATGAAAATAACACAGGCCATTCTATACTTCATTTGTGCAGATTACCGACCATTTTATGCCACGCAATGTCGAGGATTTCAACGACTGATGCGAGAAGTGGCTCCTctatataaaattccttgttTGGATACATTTAAGAATGCGTTGGATATGAAATATGATGTCGTTTCagaaaattacaagaaaaaatttgCAACCATACCTTTCTTTTCTATGACATGCAATATCTGGACTGAAATGATGTCATGTCGTAGTTTTTTGGGCATAACTATCCACTACATATCAGATGCAGAGTTAAAGAACACAGCAATAGAAGTACACGAGTTGAACGAACGGCATAAGGCGGATTATATCGGTGCTAATTTAagtgaattattattaaagtggAACATAAGTTCTGACAAATTGGTAGCTATTGTAACAGACAGTGGTGCGAATATGGTCAGTGCGATCCATATAACTTTCGGAAAAGAAAAACACATACCATGCTTTGCGCATCTTATTAACTTAGTAAGTGAAAGTATTTTAACAAGACGATCTGATAAAATGAAGGAGAAAGATGAAACTgccaataataatgaaaatgtttTGCAGATAATCGAAAAAGTTCGAACCATTGTAAAATGGGTAAAAAGCAGTGTGATTAATAGTGACGAACTACGAAGGTTACGAACTAGTACTGGTATTGCACAGGgtagtgtaaaaaaattctcGGATGTAAAAACAAGGTGGAATTCAACATTCTACATGCTGGAAAGGTTTGTCGAGATGGCAGAAATGCTGAATGACATGCTGCTTAATAAACCAAAAGCGCCTCCAATGGTAACGGCTGTGGAAGTTTGTACCatcaaagaaattttattagttttaaagtCTCTTGAGTATCTTACAAAAGAAACAATGGGAGAACAATACATAACTATTTCTAAAGTTATACCATTATTACTTTGTCTTTCCAGAAATTTAGAAGCAGTTGATTTGGAACAAGAAATGGTCAAGAACCTCAAAATCAGTTTGCAAGCTGAAATAAAGAAAAGGTTTGGAAAAATAGAATATGTTTCATATATGGCAATAGCCACAATTTTAGATGTCAGATTTAAAACCATGTATTTTACTCAGCCCCAAGCCCAAGCACAAGCATTATCTCACATCAGACAGATGATTAAAAATACTCCTAATCAATATATGCCTGATATTCAGGAGGTGGCAGATTGTGGTAATATTGATGATAAAGATAATTTTTGGAGCTACCATACTACCCTCACGCAGCGTAACTTGCAGCAGCAGGAACAGAGTGAAAATTTAAAGGATGAGCTAGATTTATATCTTAAAAGACCCTTAGCTCCATTAACAGCAGACCCATTAAAGGAGTGGGCAAAATTAAAACCTGCCTTTCCAGTACTTTTTAATATAGCAATGAAACATTTTGTAGTGGTGGCAACTTCAGTGCCATCAGAAAGATTGTTTTCGAGAACAGGGAATACGGTTACTCAGTCGCGAAATAGACTTTTAGGTAGCAGACTAAATAAACTGTGTTTCTTAGCGAGTATTccagaaaatgatttttttttatga
- the LOC126743193 gene encoding farnesol dehydrogenase-like gives MSKSTFSKYAGKVAVVTGASSGIGQAIAELLVKNGVIVAGVARRVERVQEHSNQLKKLPGKLHALKADLTKPEEIITVFKKITEELGPIYILINNAGLLQACNIIDGDYEKWKTTLDTNVLAMALACREAIKNMKEHNIKGHIINMNSVVGHQITYFPGLNVYPASKFAVTALTETLRLEINNAKLPIKITSVSPGYVKTEFVEVAWGKDGSQKFEQMPGLNSEDIADAVEYVLKTPDHVNIKELTLSVQGEQF, from the coding sequence atgagTAAATCAACGTTTTCAAAATATGCCGGTAAAGTAGCAGTGGTAACAGGTGCCTCTTCAGGAATTGGTCAAGCTATTGCggaattattggtgaaaaaTGGTGTTATTGTAGCAGGAGTAGCTCGAAGAGTTGAACGAGTTCAAGAACATtctaatcaattaaaaaaattaccaggtAAACTACATGCCCTTAAGGCCGACCTAACAAAACCAGAAGAAATTATCACTGTATTTAAGAAAATCACAGAAGAATTGGGTCCAATTTATATTCTTATAAATAATGCCGGTCTTTTACAAGCTTGTAATATTATTGACGGAGATTATGAAAAATGGAAAACAACACTTGATACAAATGTATTAGCTATGGCACTTGCTTGTCGAGAAGCTATTAAAAACATGAAAGAGCATAACATCAAGGgacatattataaatatgaataGCGTAGTTGGACATCAAATAACCTATTTTCCTGGACTAAATGTTTATCCAGCCTCTAAGTTTGCAGTTACAGCTTTAACAGAAACTTTGCGTCTAGAAATAAACAATGCAAAACTACCAATAAAGATCACCAGTGTTAGTCCGGGATACGTTAAAACTGAATTCGTAGAAGTCGCATGGGGGAAGGACGGTAGCCAGAAATTTGAACAAATGCCTGGATTAAATTCAGAAGATATTGCCGACGCAGTAGAATATGTGTTGAAAACTCCTGATCATGTTAATATCAAAGAGTTAACCCTTTCCGTACAAGGagaacaattttga